A single genomic interval of Lewinellaceae bacterium harbors:
- a CDS encoding gliding motility-associated C-terminal domain-containing protein, with protein MPVWFQNIKDSSLTSLKSLALILTLIVLGWQDASASHLVGGDLTYEYLGNDRYKVVLVVRRDCKLAFPDALFDDPASIGIFDADGNLVTDLATGGQILIPFNGDDTLNQILINRCTVTIDDVCVHETRYEMIVNLPFRTGGYWLTYQRCCRNRSLNNVNDPLNTGMSLFVRLSEEAMQLGNSSPTFDAWAPIYICANERIEFNHTATDKDGDSLVYRLSTPWIGGTRAEPRPQPPAGPPYDHITWTSAIYSQGDMLGNPDDALTVDPATGHLTGTPEIIGQFVVGLCVDEYRNGVLLSTVHRDFQYNVRDCNLDIRAIITSPDAYCGDLTAYFTNASTNSDFTKWYFDFDGDTTANSMEESPSYTYPAYGQYRVALIAGLNGLCFDTTFKTITVFEGGLTAGIGWQPVDCANNDLSIQLLDQTVDEEGTPMEWLWTVKYDSTELTFTDQNPTFNLPNGTLLDVTLKVTSSSTCVATAHRSFIANFFDTDLLADSAKVCVGDTVTINPFRNVIPDGVFINWDPSPYLVGGLDQIMPTFYSADIQDVTLYYTTNNGNGCFYSDSILVTVLFKPDLQFELSNECGLLSVDVNNTSTGAESFIWNFTGTDTVISDRSFTYTFPSEGTFTVILSTMDGCMNSISKQITLLDGSEVTKNIKDSIYGCFGDVIELNPGGDTSYQYTWSPADLFEDPHAVNPTIVLDSSLQITVMIALPDGDDCIIERKVELVNTALAALARIKDTIDACPDTPTPLNPDGVTGFTYQWSPSDGLDNPTAINPMATSSKSRLYMVTVTDVNDANCTASKPVYFRIAVVDALDAIGDTTETCFNREETLNPNGNPDLIYTWSPPGLFDDPNAVSPKIAVDTHTVIHVHIADTMGCEAEKDVVLWIPVLDAANQIPDSTKSCFGNPVYLNPNGSSRYTFQWSPAEGLDDPNAVNPLATVMTDTRFYVTITDAATDCSIVDSTLVWVPPIYTLALSPATMDTILCGMGSISLEAIVQGGEGVSISWTDGTNDLGSDPVLEVTPTATTTYTVTAVDAFNCQLSESITLNVGSLNIGYDVMAGDVICEGDEVPVLVTNSGDQNVTVEVNGMSYTVPAGGQTTITLTPETSGTYVFNASNAAGCMQSDSVNLDVYTFEPPVVATADPTTILRGESSQLETNVDPNYVSYMWDPAGTLDNPGISNPLATPEQTTIYTVKVTDLNGCTGSDTVQVTVRQPECDMPYIFIPNAFTPNGDGNNDVLYVRGAIIDEMQLLIYNRWGEKVFESTIQSSGWDGTFKNKELPPDVYGYYLFVRCENGDTLTKKGNITLLR; from the coding sequence ATGCCAGTTTGGTTTCAGAATATAAAGGACAGCAGCCTGACCAGCCTCAAGTCTCTGGCGCTTATCCTCACACTGATTGTGTTGGGATGGCAGGACGCTAGCGCTTCTCACCTGGTGGGTGGGGACCTTACCTATGAATATCTTGGGAATGACCGTTACAAAGTGGTCCTGGTTGTAAGAAGGGACTGTAAGCTTGCTTTTCCGGATGCCTTATTTGATGACCCTGCTTCAATCGGTATTTTTGATGCCGATGGTAACCTGGTGACAGACCTGGCCACCGGAGGACAGATTCTGATCCCATTTAATGGAGACGACACACTCAATCAGATCCTCATTAACCGTTGTACGGTCACCATCGATGATGTGTGTGTACACGAGACGCGCTATGAAATGATTGTGAACCTTCCATTTCGTACCGGAGGGTATTGGCTGACCTATCAACGATGCTGCCGGAACCGCTCTCTGAATAACGTAAATGACCCGCTGAACACCGGGATGTCTTTATTTGTCCGGCTTTCAGAAGAAGCAATGCAGTTGGGCAACAGTTCGCCAACTTTTGACGCCTGGGCTCCCATCTACATCTGTGCTAACGAAAGAATAGAATTCAATCATACGGCTACCGATAAAGATGGTGACTCACTGGTATACCGGCTTTCCACACCATGGATAGGGGGTACACGAGCAGAGCCACGCCCACAACCACCGGCAGGTCCGCCCTACGACCATATTACCTGGACCTCTGCCATTTACAGCCAGGGTGATATGCTGGGTAACCCGGATGATGCGTTAACCGTGGATCCGGCAACCGGGCACTTGACAGGAACACCTGAAATCATCGGTCAGTTTGTGGTCGGTCTTTGTGTCGACGAATACCGCAATGGTGTGTTGCTTTCCACCGTACACCGGGACTTCCAGTACAATGTGCGGGACTGTAACCTGGATATCCGGGCGATCATAACTTCACCCGATGCCTATTGCGGAGATCTGACGGCCTATTTTACAAATGCCAGCACGAATTCTGACTTTACCAAATGGTATTTTGATTTTGATGGCGATACCACTGCCAATTCAATGGAAGAAAGTCCGTCCTATACCTATCCGGCGTATGGTCAGTACCGGGTTGCATTGATTGCAGGTCTAAATGGACTCTGTTTTGATACAACCTTTAAGACAATTACGGTATTTGAAGGAGGGCTTACGGCCGGTATTGGATGGCAGCCGGTAGACTGCGCCAATAATGACCTGAGCATCCAGCTTCTGGATCAAACCGTGGATGAAGAAGGCACTCCGATGGAATGGCTGTGGACCGTGAAATACGATAGTACCGAATTGACCTTCACCGACCAGAACCCGACCTTCAATTTGCCGAATGGAACGTTACTGGATGTAACCTTAAAAGTTACCTCTTCAAGTACCTGTGTTGCTACCGCCCACAGATCCTTTATTGCCAATTTCTTTGACACTGACCTGCTTGCTGATTCTGCGAAGGTATGCGTCGGAGATACTGTAACCATCAACCCATTCAGGAATGTCATTCCCGATGGAGTGTTTATTAACTGGGATCCAAGCCCTTACCTGGTAGGTGGGTTGGATCAGATAATGCCTACATTCTATTCTGCAGACATACAGGATGTTACTTTGTATTATACGACCAATAACGGGAATGGATGTTTCTATTCCGATTCGATACTGGTCACCGTGCTGTTTAAGCCGGACCTGCAGTTTGAATTGAGCAATGAATGCGGTCTGCTTTCCGTGGATGTCAACAATACCAGCACCGGGGCAGAATCATTTATCTGGAATTTTACCGGTACGGATACAGTCATCAGTGATCGCTCCTTCACCTATACCTTCCCTTCGGAGGGGACCTTTACAGTTATTTTGAGCACCATGGATGGTTGTATGAACTCCATATCCAAGCAAATTACCTTACTGGATGGCTCGGAGGTGACCAAGAACATCAAAGACTCCATTTATGGATGCTTCGGTGACGTGATCGAATTGAATCCGGGAGGAGATACCAGTTATCAATATACCTGGAGTCCTGCTGATCTTTTTGAGGACCCCCATGCAGTGAATCCGACGATTGTATTGGACAGCTCATTGCAGATCACCGTAATGATCGCGTTGCCTGACGGAGATGATTGTATCATTGAACGTAAAGTGGAGTTGGTCAATACCGCTCTGGCAGCTCTGGCAAGGATAAAAGATACGATCGATGCCTGTCCGGATACACCGACACCGCTTAATCCGGATGGTGTCACCGGATTCACCTATCAATGGAGCCCATCCGACGGCCTTGACAATCCGACAGCGATCAATCCGATGGCAACCTCATCGAAATCCAGGTTGTATATGGTCACCGTGACGGACGTCAATGATGCCAATTGTACCGCCTCAAAACCGGTCTATTTCAGAATTGCCGTTGTGGATGCACTTGATGCTATCGGAGATACCACGGAGACTTGCTTTAACCGGGAAGAAACACTGAATCCGAATGGAAATCCGGACCTGATTTATACCTGGAGCCCGCCCGGCTTGTTTGACGATCCAAATGCTGTTTCGCCCAAAATAGCGGTTGATACCCATACGGTAATCCATGTGCACATCGCAGATACGATGGGTTGTGAAGCGGAGAAAGACGTGGTTCTTTGGATACCGGTTTTGGATGCCGCCAATCAGATCCCGGATTCCACTAAATCCTGTTTTGGAAATCCGGTTTACCTGAACCCCAATGGCAGTAGTCGATATACCTTCCAATGGAGTCCTGCAGAAGGCCTGGATGACCCCAATGCCGTGAATCCCCTGGCTACGGTGATGACAGACACTCGGTTTTATGTGACCATCACAGATGCAGCAACCGATTGTTCTATTGTTGATTCCACACTGGTTTGGGTTCCACCAATCTATACATTGGCATTGAGCCCGGCTACCATGGATACCATATTATGCGGTATGGGAAGCATTTCTCTGGAAGCAATTGTACAAGGCGGAGAAGGGGTAAGTATATCCTGGACGGATGGAACCAATGACCTCGGTTCGGATCCGGTTCTGGAAGTAACACCCACGGCAACCACCACATACACCGTGACGGCAGTTGATGCATTTAATTGCCAGCTTTCCGAAAGCATAACGCTCAATGTCGGAAGTTTGAATATCGGTTACGATGTAATGGCAGGAGATGTTATTTGTGAAGGTGATGAAGTGCCAGTCCTGGTTACTAACTCTGGCGACCAGAATGTTACAGTTGAAGTGAACGGCATGAGTTATACTGTTCCGGCTGGCGGGCAAACTACCATCACTCTTACACCGGAAACATCAGGAACCTACGTCTTTAATGCAAGTAACGCAGCAGGGTGTATGCAGTCTGATAGTGTTAATCTGGATGTTTATACATTTGAACCTCCGGTGGTTGCAACAGCTGATCCGACGACCATTTTGAGAGGGGAAAGTTCGCAGCTGGAGACAAATGTTGATCCCAACTATGTATCGTATATGTGGGATCCGGCCGGTACACTGGATAATCCAGGTATCTCCAATCCGCTGGCCACACCTGAACAGACCACCATTTATACGGTTAAGGTCACAGACCTCAATGGTTGTACCGGATCCGATACGGTTCAGGTCACCGTACGTCAACCGGAATGCGACATGCCTTACATATTCATCCCCAATGCGTTTACGCCGAATGGAGATGGAAATAACGATGTATTGTATGTGCGGGGAGCGATCATTGATGAAATGCAACTCCTTATTTACAATCGGTGGGGAGAGAAGGTGTTTGAGTCCACCATCCAATCTTCCGGATGGGATGGCACCTTTAAGAATAAAGAATTGCCTCCCGATGTCTATGGTTACTACTTGTTCGTCCGGTGTGAAAACGGAGACACGTTAACGAAAAAAGGGAATATAACCTTATTGCGATAA
- a CDS encoding PorP/SprF family type IX secretion system membrane protein yields the protein MRLNIYLIGALLFLTVHGVNGQDLHYSQFFNSQMNINPALTGIFNGDVRFTGHYRNQWPSVPVDYTTVSAAADMKFLRPNTNNFFSGGILLNYDQAGDSQLRFAQIGLGGSYSMEVASNNFITLGAMLGIADRRFSLTNLTFDAQYTGGQFDPSLPINEFFDRTGVTIFDVSLGGNYRWQKTSRTKLDLGIGAFHINKPKHPFYDQDDIRLPIRFGIHALAQFQVGDHFDLLARGLYQNQSPYQETVLGLGGLFYINQKRGKEFGLELGVHYRLNDAIVPMVLLHWRALTVGYSHDINTSPFKVATNNNGGPELTLSYIITKVKPLSKYKVCPLF from the coding sequence TTGAGACTGAACATATACTTGATAGGTGCACTCCTCTTCCTGACGGTTCATGGCGTAAATGGGCAGGACTTGCATTACTCCCAGTTTTTCAATTCACAGATGAACATCAACCCCGCGCTGACCGGTATCTTCAATGGAGATGTTCGCTTCACAGGTCACTATCGCAATCAATGGCCGTCTGTTCCGGTGGATTATACGACAGTTTCCGCTGCTGCAGATATGAAGTTCCTGCGACCCAATACCAATAACTTCTTCAGCGGGGGAATATTATTGAATTACGATCAGGCAGGAGACTCCCAGTTGCGGTTTGCTCAAATCGGCCTTGGAGGGTCCTACTCCATGGAAGTGGCTTCTAATAATTTCATTACCCTGGGGGCCATGCTCGGAATAGCAGACCGGCGGTTCTCCCTGACCAATCTCACTTTTGATGCCCAATATACCGGTGGGCAATTTGATCCCAGTTTACCGATCAATGAATTCTTCGACCGTACCGGCGTGACCATTTTTGATGTTTCTCTGGGAGGTAACTACCGCTGGCAAAAGACCAGTCGGACCAAACTGGACCTGGGGATTGGTGCATTTCACATTAACAAACCCAAACACCCGTTTTACGATCAGGATGATATCCGGTTACCCATCCGTTTTGGCATCCATGCACTGGCACAGTTCCAGGTTGGAGACCATTTCGACTTATTGGCCCGGGGACTCTACCAGAATCAAAGCCCTTACCAGGAAACGGTGCTGGGATTGGGAGGTTTGTTCTACATCAATCAGAAACGCGGTAAGGAATTTGGATTGGAGCTGGGGGTACATTACCGCCTGAACGATGCCATCGTACCGATGGTCTTGCTGCATTGGAGGGCATTAACGGTTGGATATAGTCATGATATCAATACATCACCATTTAAAGTTGCAACCAACAATAATGGTGGGCCGGAATTGACGCTATCCTACATCATTACGAAGGTCAAGCCGCTCAGTAAGTACAAAGTGTGTCCATTATTTTAG
- a CDS encoding NAD(P)H-hydrate dehydratase: MKILNPTQIQKVDLFTIENEPIASIDLMERAAKSCTKRILELYPDRDTPICIGVGPGNNGGDGLAIARLLYQEGYLIQVFVLALGGQQSQDFSTNYERLESLRMLDLIAVQEVENIPHLGAGTVFIDAFFGSGLNRPLNGLAAHVVEHINQMPVQRISIDIPSGLFADRHTTGPTIQADRTLSLQLPKLAFFMAENSSSVGLWEIIPIGLSNEAIENAPTQNFTIEESTIRSRFRKRHTYDHKGTFGHILLISGSYGKMGAALLAGEAVLRTGAGLLTIHIPECGYQIVQTHLPEAMVHVDPHRSVTTAPPCHGDYECIAMGPGIGTNDLTAQGLLQFLKNVKSPLVLDADALNLIAAHNWQNQIPAATVLTPHPKEFERLFGKADDGFARLELLREQAKKLHCYILLKGAHTAIALPDGTIYFNCTGNPGMATAGSGDVLTGILASLIGQGYPPADACLMGVYLHGLAGDLAASKWSQEAMIARDIIYQLGAAFNSFE, translated from the coding sequence ATGAAGATATTAAATCCTACACAAATACAAAAGGTAGATTTATTTACCATTGAAAACGAGCCCATTGCATCGATTGATCTGATGGAAAGGGCCGCAAAATCCTGCACAAAACGCATCCTGGAACTCTATCCTGATCGTGACACCCCCATTTGCATCGGCGTTGGCCCCGGCAACAATGGTGGTGATGGCCTGGCCATAGCGCGGCTTCTTTATCAGGAAGGTTACCTGATACAGGTATTTGTGCTTGCTCTGGGAGGCCAGCAAAGTCAGGACTTCAGCACCAACTACGAACGTTTGGAGTCATTGCGGATGCTGGACTTAATTGCAGTGCAGGAGGTAGAAAATATTCCGCATTTAGGTGCAGGAACTGTGTTTATCGATGCTTTCTTCGGTTCAGGATTGAACCGACCTCTAAATGGGCTTGCAGCCCATGTGGTAGAGCACATCAATCAGATGCCTGTACAACGGATCAGCATTGATATCCCTTCCGGGTTATTTGCTGACCGGCATACCACCGGACCCACCATTCAAGCGGATAGAACCTTATCGCTGCAGCTACCCAAACTGGCGTTCTTTATGGCCGAAAACAGCTCAAGTGTAGGCCTCTGGGAGATCATCCCCATCGGACTTTCGAATGAAGCTATTGAAAACGCACCAACCCAGAATTTCACCATCGAAGAATCGACGATCCGTTCACGCTTTCGCAAACGGCATACATATGACCACAAAGGGACATTTGGTCACATTTTACTGATCAGTGGCAGTTATGGCAAGATGGGTGCTGCCTTGCTGGCCGGCGAAGCAGTCCTGCGTACCGGCGCCGGCTTATTAACCATTCATATTCCTGAATGTGGGTATCAGATTGTACAAACCCACCTCCCGGAAGCGATGGTCCACGTTGATCCGCACCGGTCTGTAACCACCGCCCCACCCTGCCATGGCGATTATGAGTGTATAGCTATGGGCCCCGGTATCGGCACCAATGACTTAACGGCACAGGGGCTTCTTCAATTTTTAAAGAATGTCAAAAGCCCACTGGTTCTGGACGCAGATGCATTGAACCTCATAGCAGCCCATAACTGGCAAAACCAGATCCCTGCTGCAACGGTGTTAACCCCCCACCCTAAAGAATTTGAGCGCCTTTTTGGAAAGGCCGATGATGGATTTGCCAGACTGGAATTATTGCGGGAACAAGCAAAGAAATTGCATTGCTACATCCTCCTGAAAGGAGCACATACGGCCATTGCCCTGCCGGATGGCACCATCTATTTTAATTGTACCGGAAATCCGGGCATGGCAACGGCCGGTAGCGGTGATGTATTAACGGGGATTCTCGCTTCGCTGATCGGACAGGGTTATCCCCCTGCCGATGCCTGCCTGATGGGCGTATACCTGCACGGTCTGGCCGGTGATCTTGCAGCATCAAAATGGAGTCAGGAGGCCATGATCGCCCGGGACATCATCTACCAATTAGGTGCTGCTTTCAATTCATTCGAATGA
- a CDS encoding NAD-dependent deacylase, translating into MSRQRIVVLTGAGISAESGLATFRDAGGLWEGYSIYEVATPEAWARQPQVVLDFYNWRREQLLKVRPNRAHELVTKLENHFDVMVITQNVDDLHERAGSTHVLHLHGSLRHVRCTANHAEIISWDGPLTLNDTCSAGHALRPHIVWFGEPVPAMSEAIVKMPEADILIIIGTSLQVYPAASLIGFVRPDCQVFYIDPNPAESYEFRQVHPTVIPANAVPGMLNLYVELGLDAS; encoded by the coding sequence ATGAGCAGGCAACGGATCGTAGTACTCACCGGAGCAGGCATCAGTGCCGAGAGCGGTCTGGCAACATTCCGGGATGCTGGCGGCTTGTGGGAGGGCTATTCCATCTACGAGGTAGCAACACCTGAAGCGTGGGCCAGACAGCCACAGGTTGTGCTCGACTTTTACAACTGGCGGCGAGAACAACTGCTTAAGGTTAGGCCTAACCGGGCGCATGAATTGGTCACGAAACTGGAAAATCACTTTGATGTAATGGTCATCACCCAAAACGTCGATGACCTTCATGAACGAGCAGGCTCGACTCATGTCCTGCACCTGCATGGATCATTACGACACGTACGATGCACCGCAAACCATGCGGAAATCATCTCGTGGGATGGACCACTGACCCTGAACGACACCTGTTCTGCCGGTCATGCCCTCAGACCACATATTGTCTGGTTCGGTGAGCCGGTACCGGCTATGTCAGAAGCTATTGTCAAAATGCCGGAAGCCGACATACTCATAATTATCGGAACTTCACTTCAGGTGTATCCTGCAGCCAGTCTGATAGGGTTCGTACGCCCTGATTGCCAGGTCTTTTACATTGATCCCAATCCCGCTGAAAGCTATGAATTCCGGCAGGTACATCCGACGGTCATTCCCGCGAATGCCGTACCTGGAATGCTGAATCTGTATGTTGAGTTAGGCCTGGATGCTTCCTGA
- a CDS encoding ABC transporter permease, translated as MNFSRYIAQRLSLHSANSFQNIIVRLGITTLALSLAVIIVASAIIKGFKAEISDKVFGFWGHIHITSPSMNSMFEAKPISLNQDFYPSLDTIRKLAIRDDQDRIAGYTQGGVQGIYPYVLIAGIMETKTAFEGLILKGVDSTYNWQKMQSFLVEGDLSFMGDSLENRKILISRTTADRMQIGIGDRIIMHFVKNNQGIRRAFTVGGIYNTGLEEYDQQMAFIHLKVAQELLGWQPDQVSGFEVFLDHIDDIDFFDNYIYIDVLPTELYSESLRDKFSNIFDWLELQDTNEYVIMILLLTVAVINMISIILIMILERTSMIGILKAMGSRDWQTRNIFIHHAAKLILWGMAFGNLLGLSICFIQQKFKLIRLNEADYYISYAPVHLDLRLLLFVNLLFFLVTLVSLLIPTYYISKLSPVKSIRFN; from the coding sequence ATGAATTTTTCGCGGTACATCGCGCAACGATTGTCTTTACACAGTGCCAATTCATTCCAGAACATCATTGTGCGACTGGGGATAACCACTTTGGCATTAAGCCTGGCGGTTATCATTGTTGCTTCTGCGATCATCAAGGGATTTAAAGCGGAGATCAGCGATAAAGTTTTCGGATTCTGGGGGCACATCCACATCACCAGCCCCTCTATGAATTCGATGTTTGAGGCTAAGCCCATCTCACTGAACCAGGATTTCTATCCTTCCCTCGACACCATCCGCAAGCTGGCTATCCGTGATGACCAGGATCGCATTGCCGGTTACACGCAGGGTGGAGTTCAGGGGATTTACCCTTATGTTCTGATCGCGGGTATCATGGAGACCAAAACGGCCTTTGAGGGCCTGATCCTGAAAGGAGTGGACAGTACCTACAACTGGCAGAAGATGCAGTCGTTCCTTGTAGAGGGAGATCTGAGTTTCATGGGGGACTCGCTGGAGAATAGAAAGATCCTGATTTCCCGCACCACGGCTGACCGGATGCAGATCGGGATCGGTGACCGCATCATCATGCATTTTGTAAAAAACAATCAGGGCATCCGGCGGGCATTCACCGTAGGGGGCATTTACAATACCGGTCTGGAGGAGTACGATCAGCAAATGGCTTTCATTCATCTGAAAGTTGCGCAGGAATTACTGGGTTGGCAGCCCGATCAGGTCAGTGGTTTTGAGGTGTTTCTGGACCATATTGATGATATCGATTTTTTTGACAACTACATCTATATCGATGTACTGCCTACGGAGTTGTACTCAGAGTCTTTAAGAGATAAATTTTCCAACATATTTGACTGGCTCGAGCTGCAGGATACCAATGAATATGTCATTATGATTCTCTTGCTCACCGTAGCTGTGATAAATATGATCTCCATTATTTTAATTATGATCCTGGAACGAACATCCATGATCGGTATCCTGAAAGCGATGGGAAGCCGGGACTGGCAGACCCGAAATATCTTTATACACCACGCAGCGAAGTTGATCCTGTGGGGCATGGCTTTTGGCAATTTACTGGGACTGAGTATCTGCTTTATTCAGCAAAAATTCAAACTGATCCGCTTGAATGAAGCCGATTACTACATTTCCTATGCACCCGTCCATCTGGATTTACGGCTGTTGTTATTTGTAAATTTGTTGTTCTTTCTGGTCACCCTGGTGTCGCTGTTGATTCCTACCTATTACATTTCAAAGCTGTCGCCGGTGAAAAGCATTCGTTTTAATTAA
- a CDS encoding magnesium transporter CorA family protein yields MIRYYALEQGRLTALEALQPGCWINIDPPIEQEELESLANQFNFAIDYLIDSLDIDERSRYERDEDLGFILVNTPILNEVDQENEAIYVTIPIGILLLKDYIVTISGRDNPVLNRFFEGKVRNFDPSDFSLFVLQIFEQNVLYFLSCLKKLNLKRNLIEKELYNSSRNEELKQLLRIEKSLVFFVNTLSANELLKMKMKRSDFLKISDDEDKSDLFEDIIIDNGQALEMANVYTNILNGTMEAYASIVSNNLNVFIQRLTIVTVVLMVPTLVASFYGMNVPVPFQRSERSFYWIVIFSVVISVLLVGIFRRKRLF; encoded by the coding sequence ATGATCCGTTATTATGCATTAGAACAAGGTCGCTTGACTGCGTTGGAGGCTTTACAGCCCGGATGTTGGATCAACATCGATCCACCTATTGAGCAGGAAGAACTCGAATCTCTCGCTAATCAATTCAATTTTGCCATCGATTACCTCATCGACTCCCTGGACATCGATGAACGCTCCCGTTATGAGCGGGACGAGGATCTTGGGTTTATTCTCGTCAACACGCCGATACTTAATGAAGTAGACCAGGAGAATGAAGCCATTTATGTCACGATTCCGATCGGTATCCTGCTGCTGAAAGACTACATCGTAACCATCAGCGGACGCGATAATCCTGTGCTCAACCGTTTTTTTGAAGGAAAGGTCCGGAACTTCGATCCCAGTGACTTCAGCTTGTTTGTCTTGCAGATCTTTGAACAAAATGTGCTTTATTTTCTCAGCTGCCTGAAGAAACTCAACCTCAAGAGGAACCTGATCGAAAAGGAGCTGTACAATTCCAGCCGTAATGAGGAGCTCAAACAATTGCTGCGGATCGAAAAAAGTTTGGTGTTCTTTGTAAATACCCTTTCCGCCAATGAGCTGCTGAAAATGAAAATGAAACGATCGGATTTTCTGAAGATCAGCGATGATGAGGACAAATCAGACCTCTTTGAGGATATCATCATCGACAATGGCCAGGCTCTGGAGATGGCCAACGTCTACACCAACATCCTTAACGGCACTATGGAAGCCTATGCCTCTATTGTTTCCAATAACCTGAATGTGTTTATCCAGCGGCTGACCATCGTCACGGTGGTGTTGATGGTGCCCACCCTGGTCGCCAGTTTTTATGGCATGAATGTGCCAGTACCTTTCCAGCGGAGCGAGCGATCTTTCTATTGGATTGTCATCTTTTCAGTGGTTATCAGCGTCCTGCTGGTCGGGATCTTTCGCCGGAAAAGGCTTTTTTAG